The proteins below are encoded in one region of Apium graveolens cultivar Ventura chromosome 4, ASM990537v1, whole genome shotgun sequence:
- the LOC141721262 gene encoding mRNA cap guanine-N(7) methyltransferase 1-like — protein MKRGYQESSSSSSFGPPKSRPRFNPEGDNEFQEDESTKKEARKVADHYSARKNHTLEEREASPIIHLKKLNNWIKSVLIQLYARRGDAVLDLACGKGGDLIKWDKANVGYYVGIDIADGSIEDCRTRYNGDADQHQRRKKFTFPARLLCGDCFEVRLDEALADDAPFDICSCQFAMHYSWSTEARARRALANVSALLRPGGIFIGTMPDANVIVKKLREAEGLTFGNSVYWIRFDEEFSEKKFKSTSPFGVKYKFHLEDAVDCPEWIVPFHVFKSLAEEYDLELVFVKNNHVFVDEYMKKPDYIELMRRLGALGDGNKDQSTLSPDEWEVAYLYLAYVLRKRGQPEQTRPNSRKDRGKMRIMKEDITYLSS, from the exons ATGAAGCGAGGTTACCAAGAATCTTCATCTTCAAGCTCCTTTGGACCCCCTAAATCCAGACCCAGATTCAACCCAGAAG GTGACAATGAGTTTCAAGAAGATGAGAGTACGAAAAAAGAAGCCAGGAAAGTAGCTGACCATTACAGTGCAAGAAAAAATCACACCTTGGAAGAGCGTGAAGCTAGTCCGATTATCCACTTAAAGAAACTTAACAACTGG ATAAAAAGTGTCCTAATTCAGCTTTATGCACGTCGAGGAGATGCTGTTCTTGATCTTGCTTGCGGCAAG GGCGGCGATCTTATTAAGTGGGACAAGGCAAATGTTGGATATTATGTGGGCATTGATATAGCTGATGGCTCT ATAGAAGATTGCCGTACCCGGTATAATGGTGATGCAGACCAGCATCAGCGGCGTAAGAAGTTCACTTTTCCTGCCCGTCTTCTCTGTGGAGATTGTTTTGAG GTTCGCCTAGATGAAGCGTTAGCAGATGATGCGCCTTTTGATATATGTAGTTGCCAA TTTGCCATGCATTATTCATGGTCTACTGAGGCACGGGCACGACGGGCCTTGGCAAATGTTTCAGCATTACTTCGGCCAGGAGGTATCTTCATTGGAACGATGCCAGATGCCAACGTAATCGTCAAAAAACTCAGAGAAG CTGAAGGACTGACGTTTGGAAATAGTGTGTATTGGATACGTTTTGATGAAGAATTTTCAGAAAAG AAATTTAAATCGACAAGTCCCTTCGGCGTGAAGTACAAATTTCATCTGGAG GATGCTGTTGATTGTCCAGAATGGATTGTGCCCTTTCATGTTTTCAAGTCACTGGCAGAGGAG TATGATCTGGAGCTGGTGTTTGTGAAAAATAACCATGTATTTGTTGACGAGTACATGAAGAAACCAGATTACATTGAACTTATGAGGAGACTTGGAGCTCTGGGTGACGGGAACAAGGACCAGA GTACATTGTCACCAGATGAATGGGAGGTTGCTTATTTATATCTGGCTTACGTCTTGAGAAAG